Below is a genomic region from Argiope bruennichi chromosome 3, qqArgBrue1.1, whole genome shotgun sequence.
gtattctaatatatatttatttttcatgaaatttttataaaaattgtgaagaatgttatttattttgtcatattcattgtgtttttaatataattgaaatatttttatatttattattaaactagccgccattggcgaccagccggttcgccaatcttaatgttcgtttaaattttaataattaaataggtttaaccggagtataacccccttcttcgccaagtttacgataacgcgccaaagctggcaatctttattatgcactataattgaacatctactcctttgcttttgaacatttcgcaaggccgttgttggcgatttttaaaaatttcgccaagcaggggtttagactccggtcgtaccattaaatattttacgcaattccaactttaatagattcttcagcaaaatattttaaaacttcaaattttgatagtcatataaatcactcataatattataaaggccttcagtcatagcgtgatatgtatctctctaattttctgttaccccttgtagaaattatgctttaaattaaagtgtaaatgattaatctgcaattaatataataatattttttactgaaacaaagcattttttttaataatatgtttactgataatagagtcactgagcgtttaaactttatggccactaaagaatatctttcttattttatgtaatatctcaagaatttgtcaacaaaaatttctcagattcatcatgaacagatcgattcgttaacaatgtttaattttaaatgcatcaaacactaagaaaagaaaatgaatcgtttaaaataatcggtcggaaacaggattaaaaaaactacttaaaatagatgtacttaaaactataagcatatacaaaaaatatatataactaacataaatacaatttacatacaaaagcatgcaactaacctaaaaataatttaaatcatccgttggttgtcatgtcaacaatcagatcagagtgcgcatgcgtgaattttcttcgccagttacgttaatgcaaatgcgtgaatttttctacgccagttggggtaacgctatgcagattatacatttttaatttcctttattctgtgttattttaattcaaaagtacttcagaatgaatctgaaacatggattaatcaacaatgtttaattttaaatgcatcaaacattaagaaaataaacagaatcgtttgaaacaatccgcgaaaaatattaaccctagccttattactgttgggaggagaaaaaaaaactaaagccttacccatttggtggtggggaatatggaagaattttttggcggaaaagttggcggtggggaaaatggaagatttttttggcgggaaagttagtttttaattaataattaaaatttcaaaaaaagggaccccaggtgcacattcccgacctctaaggtatacatgtaccaaatttgatagctgtatgtcaaatgacctggcctgtagagcgccaacacacagacacacacacattgagctttattataagtatagatatagattataatggaatttattaattatattttactaaaataatctaCTGATTATCTGATTACGTATTAAAACAaatctaaataaagataaaaattaaataattaattattattacgaatatcaaaatgtttttaaaacataataaaccgggaattttgcagaattttaaatatccaaGGTAGGaactttacataatttttttcatgagggaggaaaaatttattacaaaactcCACTTTTGCATCCTTTAAAAGAAATAGAGCTaaacaaaaatgtgtaaaaacagcagaaatactttataaaaaattcaatattttaacttcTATATTACGATTAGTATTTCATTGCTCTTTTTGAGAACTTACTAtagtttatgaataaaaaaaaatattgtttaattaactaATTCCCTATTAGGAATTATTGTATGCGATTACTTTCGattgttaattttatgttattattaataaaaatgattttaatgtaatttgtactttttataaatagccgatacatttctttttagaaatgcaTTGGTGAATATTTTTCTCAATGATGCATATGGACCTAGGTTGGATTATTTTCACAGATGGATTGATCTCAAAActgtatgcatattttattaataaatctttattatttcaagaaatgtaCAAACGAGGTGTATTTTTTCCCAGAATTACTTGAAATTGTTTTACTTCattcactaatatatatatatatatatatatatatatatatatatatatatatatatacgattagtatttcattatatatatatatatatatatatattagtgaatGAAGTAAAACAATTTCAAGTAATTCTGGGAAAAAATACACCTCGTTTGtacatttcttgaaataataaagatttaataataaagaataaagaataatataaaataaataataataatataaataataatataataataatataaataataataaagaataattattcaagaagtatgaataattattcataatcacaaTAATTCACAACTTATTTGATGCTCAAAATATGCTAGTaatgtaattattcttttaaaaaaataattattttaatatattttatccaatttaaaattttaaaaaaaaaatctgaacatatatCTTATTATGAAcactttaacaaaatattgatttaattattataatatatcttttaattcaaGTATGATTAAAGATCATTAGAGCTACTATTAATACTATTTCTAATAAGCTCTCAAGTtggatagttaaaaaaagaatctaagaaaaataattgaatcattttaaaatgtatataaaatattatgctttatattaattaatgttcagaataaaaaagttattaaaaaatgattgtatactatatactttgaaaaatatatttggtaaataaaatacagaaaagatGGAAAATCCACGTATTTTTTGATGCCTTTATTCTTTCAAACTGTATTTCTAAGTAACAAGCATGAATCTAGTGAAATTTCTGTATTTactcattgttatttttattggatttctttaattaatgaaaatctagACTATTCTTTTTTTGATTCAGATGATGAAttcaaagattatttataaaatcgtcGAATATAGTTTCatcatgaatttcatttaaattaaaattatggcatttaaattaattggaCATCAATATCATTcagtaatatgaatttttacaaaaccatttcattttttaagtattcataCTCGTTATGTAAGATCGTAAAACAtctaaaaatggtttaaattaatttataggggcgctatcaataaaatatatttgaaataactctTTCAGGATATATTATTTAAgtgctttttataattaaaagtatatttaagttgtctataaagatattttaagtaaGAAGCAGAACAAAAACAGCTCTTTAAAAGTGCATATCAGAGATATTCCTCatgtataataaaaagtaatcttaatggatttttttttaaattttcctgaactaaagtataaatttttttaaaataatttattagtttatattcgacatttaaataccaaaaataaccacttacattatatttaaatggcTCAAGCATGTTCCCAATAAGCATTCAATAATAAATACGTTATCGATTAAATgcatttgtgataattttttcagtttatattatttaaatgttttttataattaaaataaatttaaaatatctgtaaagttAGAAGcagaacaaaatgaattattaaaaaatgcttataagaAATGTTCATCACATATTGTAAAAAGTaatcttaataaatgtttatatttactgATAAGCAATAactaaagcataattttttttttataaaaaaaggctttattagtttatattcgccatctaaataaaaaaaattccacttatattatgtttcaatatctttaatatttccaataaGCATCTCGAATGAAGTTATAGATTTGAATCTTGAAATTttacgaataaataaaattaaactgatttaagTTCAATATCTCTATGAAAATTACAGAAGGAATaacaatttaagaatttaaatgtcattaaatttaatattgttttaatgaaattttggacATATTCATTCAAGGTCATTTCACAATCATGAGAACACCATTTTCGAAGAATCGTTGTTGaccttgtttaaataaataaatcctaaactgcgtatgtattttgaaaaaaaaattgaatgctgtTTCTGATAGCAATGAAAAAACGGAatcaaaacaattcaaataatcatttaaCTCCGACACAGAGCCTCCTAATTTACTTTGATAAGAATCGAAGAATGGATATAAAAAAGAATCTCTGCTCTGTCAGGGTGAGAaggaaatttcgaataaaaacttGGCGTAACAAATTGAAATCTCTGTCACCTTAGCTGAAAAGAATCCGTCACACTTGAAAGAACAATTTACAGCTCACGAATTGGTAAACAATGCATTCAGTTTATATCTGTGAACTAGAATGGTATAAATTGAAACTCTCACTTTTGTGTCGTCAATCTGACCTTTTTTCTGCAACGAAAGGCAAAATGAGTTTCGTCACTTTTCTCTCTCTGCAAATTTTGTTGATATCCGGATGTGTTTTTGGAGCACCCGAGTCGTCCGAATCCGAAGAGATAAGTGCCGAAGACATGAAAATCCTTCTATGTggtaagaaagattttttaaattagactATTTGAtgtaattacatttgaaatatttaagcttaattaaactttatttaataatctacATAATTTCTACAAGCAGAAatgttcataattatattttgcttgttttttgtaaatatgaaaatgtatttaaaattaaggatTTACATACTTATTCAGGATTTGTGTCTTACTGTTTTCAATATTCAATTCCAATTGGCTATGAACTTCAGTTACAAAACCTTTTAATTTcgcattcattatttcaaatacttGATAAAAGaagtaaatcaaatataattaaaatttataaatataattattaaactatgaataaaattattagtaaaaaattataatcagtaaattaataattataattatcttttttagatAGCTTTATTGGCGATTTTAATAAGCCagagaattttattcaatagctTCCACATTGAGCAATTTTACTcacagaacaaattttaaaaaaatgcagatgacgtataatatatttgattttttgaaattgttatattgaaaaaagcaaaaacttcacaaaataataaataagacaaataattgtaaatagaacattaaatatgcttttaaatagacaattgaaaagataatgaatgatcttttttttaaatgtccctAGCTTGAATTAATTGCTTGTTATGttcttctaaaataatgaaaattatttgttagatTTAATCCACTATTTATAGAACTTGTTTAAAACAcacttttaataaacaattttttcttattattattaataaattaataatgattaattattattattaattagattaatcaAAACTAGAAAAACTGGAAAAAGTTTAAAGTAAATGCATTCAGGTGATGTTTTTATGTGATTTTCTAACCGATTTCTGTTTGCTGAAATGTAAATTCTGAAATGAGAATATGCAGCCGGAGTAACAAAACGGTCTTCAGTTATTAGTTAAGTTAAATTATCTCAAATTTACTGCTTCAATTATTActtgttgaattattttgttgATGTTATTCCCATCGAATTTCAGAACGGTACTTCAAGcattatttttactgattcttaTTCTTCCgatcaaatatatcaattttattctaattctcatgcaaagtagaaatattttccacGGAACTGTTACGATATAACCAAATCTATTTCTCAAACTCTGATTAGAAGAGATAAAGTTCTACCTACCTCTCTGTCTGATATATTTCTCCAATCAAATCTGGTGTCTTTAATCAAGATTCACATTAAAATAAGATGACATTTGAAGAATAGCTTTCAAGAAAGTTTTTGATTAaactaaattatgtatttatagttttcaatttacaaatgatatacgaaataaaaatcttgtaatattttctttttttctatttttagatgaaaaaaatgctGATGTTTCGAAGATCATAGTGGGTTGTTTTGATGAAATGAGTATTCCAGAggtatttatacatatatgcatataatttttatctacttATGAATTCGATAGccatagttattttattttaacaattcagGTCAGTAGTTCATGATTTTGCATTGCATGAATtaagatatatacatatatatattaattttcttgatttCCTTTTTCTCTTGaagataataaatgaattttaagaacaaaatgtgtatatttaatttatgtttatcatttaatgaaacaaatatctgGTTGCACTTTTATGCTTGAATTTCTATCATTAAATTCGtttcaaaatcaaattgtttaccgtatcttattttaaatagtgACTAAGATCACAAAGGCACTGAGAAGGAAAAACTTGTCCTTTTCAAACATTCCCCTCAAAACTAATCCTTTCATAATATCAGTACAGATTGTATTGGTGTTGATGTggatatgcaaataaataaaataaaaaatcaacaaatcaAAACAgcaaagtaacaatttttttttgtagataacaTTTAAACATAGATAGCATTTGTAGATAATTTAAAGATAAGATCATGTTCGTAGTGATAATGATCATAGCTAAGCTAATCTCTGtgattttatatagaattattaaattaattgtcaaattattatttctttcttgtcaattattaaattctttgtcaatttattacttatataacTGAATCTAATTACAAACATATAAGACCATAAATGTCCCACTATAACAAATGAAATCGTTCCTACTATAATGAAATTGGGCAGTGATGATATTTAATGCTTAATAAATAAAGTAGATAGCCATGAAAAGCTTCTCCGAACTAAAACATTCAGATAAATCTCAATGACCGGAACACCGTAACAACATTAGCGGGAACTATGGGTGAGTCTTAAGGGACAAACCGGCCAAGTTACAACCCCTCCTATAGGAGGAACGCCCTGTCATCGATAGAGAGTAGCCTATCCAAAGCCATTTCTGTTTTCCCTTGAACAGCGAAAACTAATCATCATGTCTAAATTTTTTCATCTCCATTTTTGAGTTTCTTCCAAGGatgatatataaaacagatagAAAAGTTATcgattttgttaaataaattgtgattcgttacaaggaaaattattttcttacaatttacttcaattaaaatttccatttcaactttttttcttatttactgaATGCATTCTAAGGCACcagtaaaattagtatttttttattttcaatagtcAGTTATTATTggtttttatgtcaaaatttaaaattaataattttaatgcctGAACTAATGCTTTCTCAGTTTggtgtttcattttgaaatctcATTTTCTTAGTATGCACCCATCATCAAACAATGTTACGATGGATTAAATGGTGAAATTAACGGCCAAATGATGAAAGACTGGTATTGCGCACATAACACTGACGAAATAATGAAAGTAAGTCAAAcgctttattaattaaattagcttCATTTATCCGTCGTTGTTCAATACTTATGTCGTTCTTCAATACTTATACTTACTGATATGTTGATATTAGAATTGGCATTATattgaggaaaagaaaaaaaaatatactttgatatatcatcattaataatttttttaaaaacctaagcAAAATTTTTGCTTTACTTTCTAGACACCAATTAAGAAATATGtctgatttcaattaattttcaaacatgcGAAAATGTCTTCAAAACCTAATCATTGTAATTGCATTTCCTAATACGAGTATTACTATAAACAttcatctataaaatttaattgttcacCATAAATATTAACTCTTATCCTTAAAATTTAACGacgatatacatatatatatattgaatttcatacTGGTACTGGGAAATTGttagaataaagaattaaaatcataatcAAATCGAGTCTAGAATATTTCACCAGTTTAGCACTGACAACtatgataatagaaatatatacacaAAGGAGTTAGTAATAATTAAGGGAATTGTGATCTTGCATTAATAGCAAACAGAAAATGGGAAGAATAatttatagctaaaataaatattctacgcCCTGTAAAATGATAGAAAAGGAATTCTGCAGATTTTTTTCCAAGTTATTTAAAGTTCTCActtgctttaatttaataatagtttttcaatttaattacttttttaattgattctcaattttactttctcaaatCAACTAACAATAAAACTGTAAATACCTATCATTATTAAAAGATGTTATTTACAGatcgatgaaaaatatttttttaatggaaaggataatttttatgtctatttataaacttaattttatcttACGGCAATACTCGATTTTGAATGCATATCCAAATTCTCCAGAATAAACAGCTggaatatatattacattttgcaatttcattaaatgcttgataaattataaactattaaaattttcaatttctaatgcTAAATAATTGACATTCTTTTTCACTATATTTCATGATATAGcaaatttgtaataatagtttttattttatattgaaatattttataaaaatgtcaaaatgtaggcttttttttaaaatataaataataaaatttttattctactgcttaaaaaatacaaacgctgtattttataattttatgaatttttaaattcataaatttaaaaaaaatggaaaagaactttttaaaaaaattgttgcctATCGAATGAACAGGACCTAAAACagtaatattccaaaatttatcgttttccatctaaaatattttgagatgtgaAGCATAACCCTGAAGTTTTCAGAACGGCATGGTTTTCGCTTTCTTTAAAGGTCATCTGAAGTTTTAGAAAGATATCCTTggcatgaataaaaaaatcactaaaatggTGTGGAAAACAAAGCAtgtatttcaaagttattttagattaaaatgcatttttcttctttagaaaataaatgtgagGATGAGGAGAAAACACAGATGCGTGAAACAGATTTTACTACAATTACTTTTTCAGGCGAAGTTTTGCTAGAGAGTCTTATCGCAGCTATTGATTAGTCTAAACACTTTATAACTGAGGATTTCTCattatttaaactcatttaaaagaggattttaaattcataaaataacttaattaattcaaacttattttaagaggataatttttttaatttttaaagtctataaaatttaattcactcatttgaatcttgcttttattttaaggTACTCTTGTACATTTATATTTAGACCATCATAATTTACCCATGGTCCTTGCGCCAGAAAATTCCAAACAAATCCAAATTAAAAGAGGCAAAATTGGGGAACGCAattagaaaatttgaagattattatagtataaatatatatatagttcacaGTGTGAATTCAAAGTCCCTTATGTAAATTTAAGTACTCTTGTGTACTATTCGTTTTGcattgatatgattttaaatcTGGTTTAGCCCAGCATAGTTAAaccatggctcttgcgccagaaaattCCAAACAAATCCAAATTAAAAGAGGCAAAATTGGGGAACACAattagaaaatttgaagattattatagtataaatatatatatagttcacaGTGTGAATTCAAAGTCCCTTATGTAAATTTAAGTACTCTTGTGTACTATTCGTTTTGcattgatatgattttaaatcTGGTTTAGCCCAGCATAGTTAAaccatggctcttgcgccagaaaattCCAAACAAATCCAAATTAAAAGAGGCAAAATTGGGGAACGCAattagaaaatttgaagattattatagtataaatatatatatagttcacaGTGTGAATTCAAAGTCCCTTATGTAAATTTAAGTACTCTTGTGTACTATTCGTTTTGcattgatatgattttaaatcTGGTTTAGCCCAGCATAGTTAAaccatggctcttgcgccagaaaattCCAAACAAATCCAAATTAAAAGAGGCAAAATTGGGGAACGCAattagaaaatttgaagattattatagtataaatatatatatagttcacaGTGTGAATTCAAAGTCCCTTATGTAAATTTAAGTACTCTTGTGTACTATTCGTTTTGcattgatatgattttaaatcTGGTTTAGCCCAGCATAGTTAAACCATGGCTCTTGCGacagaaaattctaaataaatccaaattaaaaGAGGAAAAACTGGGGAAAGCAATTAGAAAAGATTATTccaatattgatatatatatataatcccttatatgaatacaatttgcatatttttaaatagggTAAACTTCGAAGTTGAACCTATT
It encodes:
- the LOC129963537 gene encoding uncharacterized protein LOC129963537 — encoded protein: MHSVYICELEWYKLKLSLLCRQSDLFSATKGKMSFVTFLSLQILLISGCVFGAPESSESEEISAEDMKILLCDEKNADVSKIIVGCFDEMSIPEYAPIIKQCYDGLNGEINGQMMKDWYCAHNTDEIMKADECSDQLIIAEKGEEFLKEAADQLGECVESKLPSDKRRK